In a single window of the Romeriopsis navalis LEGE 11480 genome:
- the nadC gene encoding carboxylating nicotinate-nucleotide diphosphorylase → MSPFPSVTPIVPPSIILDPMIQDWLREDIGRGDRATQALLAGGRRESQATWVAKQDGVIAGMPIAARVFQLLDADVKFEILVADGTAVKAGTTIAQLSGGFDTLLMGERVALNLGMRLSGIATVTRQYVEQIADLPTRFADTRKTTPGLRLVEKYASQVGGAANHRMGLDDSAMIKENHIAAAGGIEQAIALVRAHIPYPMTIEVETENLEQVREAFTHGVDIIMLDNMDLPTMAEAVQMIRAHSDWIRIEGSGNVSLETIRGIAETGVDYISSSGPITRSTWLDLSMRFSA, encoded by the coding sequence ATGAGTCCTTTTCCTTCTGTCACGCCGATCGTGCCCCCAAGTATCATCCTTGATCCAATGATCCAAGACTGGCTGCGGGAGGACATTGGCCGGGGCGATCGCGCAACTCAAGCACTCCTCGCGGGGGGACGGCGGGAAAGCCAAGCGACTTGGGTGGCAAAACAGGATGGTGTGATTGCGGGGATGCCGATCGCTGCGCGGGTATTTCAGTTGCTGGATGCCGATGTGAAGTTTGAGATTTTGGTAGCTGATGGAACGGCGGTTAAGGCCGGGACGACGATCGCTCAGCTCTCTGGCGGGTTTGACACCTTGCTGATGGGGGAGCGAGTTGCGTTGAACTTGGGGATGCGGCTGAGTGGAATTGCGACGGTGACACGGCAATATGTGGAGCAGATTGCCGACTTGCCGACACGGTTTGCGGACACGCGCAAAACGACACCGGGACTACGGTTAGTGGAGAAATATGCGTCCCAGGTAGGTGGTGCAGCGAATCATCGGATGGGCTTGGATGACTCCGCGATGATTAAGGAAAATCATATTGCGGCAGCGGGGGGCATTGAACAAGCGATCGCCCTAGTGCGGGCACATATTCCCTATCCCATGACGATTGAAGTGGAAACCGAAAACCTGGAGCAGGTGCGAGAAGCCTTTACCCACGGGGTGGATATTATCATGCTGGATAATATGGATTTGCCAACCATGGCTGAAGCCGTGCAAATGATTCGAGCACATAGCGATTGGATTCGTATCGAAGGTTCGGGCAACGTGAGCCTGGAAACGATTCGTGGCATTGCCGAAACCGGTGTGGATTATATTTCCAGTAGTGGGCCGATTACGCGATCGACCTGGTTAGATTTGAGTATGCG
- a CDS encoding AEC family transporter — protein MENEILDVLITAVLPIALVALVGFCVGRTSDLDMKTLSRVVIYALLPALVFTSLASMTLSLSVALSIVATFLLHMTVLYLLVLAISRGLQLSVDAHKSLLATTLFANVGNMGLPFVLFSLGPVGLERAVVYLVCWSLMIASVFPIMLKGTGIQAGLQLTLRLPVFWAAMAGLGLQLWGGDLPQALDRGSQLLAGGAIPIALLTLGIQLSKTQFVFGRYEFFGAVLRLVVSPLLALGIGRGLGLSGLDLQVLVLQSAMPVAVNSLIWVTELGGDTVRVARTIVLSTLLSLGTLPGILWLMTR, from the coding sequence ATGGAGAATGAAATTTTGGATGTTCTGATTACAGCGGTATTGCCGATCGCCCTTGTGGCATTAGTTGGATTTTGCGTTGGGCGGACGTCGGATTTGGATATGAAGACCCTATCGCGGGTGGTGATCTATGCATTGCTACCGGCGTTGGTGTTTACGAGTTTGGCCTCGATGACATTATCGTTAAGTGTCGCGTTATCGATCGTTGCCACATTTTTGCTCCATATGACTGTGCTATACCTGCTGGTGTTAGCTATCAGTCGGGGATTGCAGTTGTCGGTGGACGCGCATAAGAGTTTGCTCGCAACGACGCTGTTTGCGAATGTGGGCAATATGGGGTTGCCGTTTGTGTTGTTTTCCCTGGGGCCAGTGGGATTGGAGCGGGCGGTGGTGTATTTGGTTTGCTGGAGTCTGATGATTGCCAGTGTGTTTCCGATTATGCTTAAAGGGACAGGGATTCAGGCGGGGTTGCAGTTGACCTTGCGGCTGCCGGTATTTTGGGCGGCGATGGCCGGATTGGGTTTGCAGCTTTGGGGCGGAGATTTGCCGCAGGCACTCGATCGTGGGAGTCAGTTATTGGCTGGCGGGGCAATTCCGATCGCGCTGTTGACCTTGGGGATTCAGCTTTCGAAGACGCAGTTTGTGTTTGGTCGGTATGAATTCTTTGGAGCGGTGCTGCGACTGGTTGTGTCGCCGTTGTTGGCGTTGGGGATTGGCCGGGGACTAGGCTTAAGCGGCTTGGATTTGCAGGTGTTGGTGTTGCAGTCGGCAATGCCGGTGGCGGTGAATTCGTTGATTTGGGTGACGGAGTTGGGGGGCGATACGGTGCGGGTGGCTCGGACGATCGTCCTTTCAACCTTGTTGAGCTTGGGCACGCTACCGGGGATTTTGTGGCTGATGACGCGATGA
- a CDS encoding extracellular matrix/biofilm biosynthesis regulator RemA family protein, producing MDFQLINIGFGNVVASQRIRSVISAESAPVKRIIVEARARGGLIDATYGRRTRTVMMCDSGQIVLSSVQVDTLIQRLAMN from the coding sequence ATGGATTTTCAACTCATCAATATCGGCTTTGGTAATGTTGTCGCATCACAGCGGATTAGAAGCGTGATCAGCGCTGAATCGGCCCCAGTTAAGCGGATTATCGTGGAAGCGCGGGCGCGCGGCGGACTGATTGATGCAACCTATGGCCGTCGAACCCGTACCGTGATGATGTGCGATTCTGGCCAGATTGTTCTATCGTCAGTTCAGGTAGACACGCTGATCCAACGGCTGGCCATGAATTAA
- a CDS encoding LysR family transcriptional regulator, with amino-acid sequence MNNMMNYLRHMVIFARVVECGSISATAIALDLSKSVVSQHLKSLEQELGVILLNRTTRRQVLTPAGRDFYEQCLRLNSITQQAWDAARETQQLPMGLVSISVPHALIGPIVAPAIGALTAQYERITPTILANDQRINLIEENIDLAIRVGETGVSGDRQVRLGQFRDVLCASPQYIAQHQLTSAVLIDSPERCLQCDYIANDWQGTQITHHAWHKTTRQLITLEFVGNRFVDSLPTVLAMAKAGAGLALIPDFVFNMCQQQRTLANVLPEYEFVRLPVHARHAFGKQPPTVVRLCIEAIKQQIDGFSDGADAD; translated from the coding sequence ATGAACAATATGATGAACTATCTGCGTCATATGGTGATTTTTGCCCGGGTTGTGGAATGTGGTTCGATTAGTGCGACGGCGATCGCGCTTGATTTGTCGAAGTCTGTGGTGAGTCAGCATTTAAAGTCACTGGAGCAGGAATTGGGTGTGATTTTGCTCAATCGCACGACGCGGCGCCAGGTCTTGACGCCAGCGGGACGTGATTTTTATGAGCAATGTTTGCGATTGAATAGCATTACGCAGCAAGCCTGGGATGCGGCGCGGGAAACGCAGCAGTTGCCGATGGGTTTGGTGAGTATTAGTGTGCCCCATGCGTTGATTGGGCCGATCGTGGCGCCGGCGATCGGGGCGCTGACGGCGCAGTACGAGAGGATTACACCGACAATTTTGGCAAATGATCAGCGGATTAACCTGATTGAGGAAAATATTGATTTAGCGATTCGGGTCGGTGAAACGGGTGTGAGTGGCGATCGGCAAGTGCGGCTGGGGCAATTTCGCGATGTCTTGTGCGCGAGTCCACAGTACATCGCACAACATCAGCTCACGTCAGCGGTGTTGATTGATTCTCCGGAGCGTTGTTTGCAGTGTGACTATATCGCTAACGATTGGCAGGGGACGCAGATTACCCATCACGCCTGGCATAAAACGACGCGGCAACTGATCACGCTGGAGTTTGTGGGCAATCGGTTTGTTGACTCGTTGCCAACGGTGTTAGCGATGGCGAAGGCGGGGGCCGGATTGGCACTCATCCCGGATTTTGTCTTTAATATGTGTCAGCAGCAGCGAACGTTAGCCAATGTGCTACCGGAATATGAATTTGTGCGATTGCCTGTGCATGCGCGGCATGCGTTTGGTAAACAACCGCCTACGGTTGTGCGACTCTGCATTGAGGCAATTAAACAGCAGATCGATGGGTTTTCGGATGGCGCGGATGCCGACTAA
- a CDS encoding nuclear transport factor 2 family protein, translating into MVSPAQKDLVVSAVLQGSAIWKAAFNCGDANGCAAQYEADAVMHARPFGTFTGTAEIAEFWQKIMNDGFAAVEYLDQTIAVIDANSAVLSANWKMNQASGLIHQELWVLQPDGTAKLREDDFEVTGE; encoded by the coding sequence ATGGTCAGTCCAGCCCAGAAAGATCTCGTTGTCAGCGCCGTGCTCCAAGGCAGTGCCATCTGGAAAGCGGCCTTTAACTGCGGTGACGCCAATGGCTGTGCGGCCCAATACGAAGCCGATGCGGTGATGCACGCCCGACCGTTTGGGACATTCACCGGCACCGCCGAAATTGCCGAATTTTGGCAGAAAATCATGAACGATGGCTTTGCGGCCGTCGAGTATCTGGATCAAACGATCGCGGTAATTGATGCAAATTCGGCTGTCTTGAGTGCGAATTGGAAAATGAACCAAGCCAGTGGCCTGATTCATCAAGAATTATGGGTACTACAACCCGATGGCACCGCCAAACTGCGCGAAGATGACTTCGAGGTCACAGGCGAGTAG